Part of the Candidatus Purcelliella pentastirinorum genome is shown below.
TATTTGTTGTTGATATAGCTATTGCTCCGCTTGCAGCTAATTTCATAAAATTTCTTCTAGATATTAATTTCATAATTAATTTTATTTTCCTTATTATTTAGTTTTTAATATTAAAATATTATTTAAATAGTAAGATTTAATTTTGTATAATTAAATATTATTTTTTTTTTAAATATAATTATAAATTATATGTTTTTTTTTTATTTATTTTAAATATGATTTTATAAAAGAATATGAAAAATATACAATATATTTTAATTTTTGATTCTGGAATTGGTGGTTTGTATATTTATAAAAAAGTTAGTGAAAAATTACCTAATTATAATTATCTTTATTTTTTTGATAATATATTTTTTCCTTACAGTGAAAAATCAGAAGGATTTATTATTTTTAATACATTAAGAATAATAAGATCTATTATGAAAAGTTATTTATTATCTTTGATTGTTATAGCATGTAATACTGTTAGTACAATGATGTTATCATTATTACGTTCTTTAATAGATATTCCAATAGTTGGTGTAGTTCCTTCTATTGAACTTGCTGTTTCATTGACTAATAATGGTATAATAGGTTTAATTGCTACAAAAAATACTGTATCATGTTTATATATTAAAAAATTAGTTAAGAAATTTTCTAATAGATATAAGTTTTATTTATTGGGTTCTACTGAATTAGTACATATTGCTCAGAATAAGATATATGGGTTTGATATATCATTTGATAAAATTGTTTTTATTTTAAAATTTTTTACAGACATGTTGAAATTACCTGATGTAATAATTTTAGGTTGTACTCATTATTCTTTTTTATTATTGGAATTGGGTGAAATATTTGGTCCTAAAATTAAATTAATAGATTCCAGTTTAGTTTTTGTGAATCGTGTTTGTTCAGTAATAAAAAATAATAGTTATTTTTGTTCATATTTATATCCATTTAATAAAGTATTATGTTTAAAAATAGATAGTTCTTTATTAAATATATTTACTTTATTAAAAAAATATGGATTTATTGAGTTAGAACAGTTATATTTTTAATACAAAATTAAAATTTTTATAATTTTATTGACTTATTATTAAGTTAAAGTTATATTTTAGTTTCTGTTTTTTTTTATAGTTCTTTTAAAATTTTATTTTTTATTGTGTGAGTGTTTTTAAAAGCAAATTAAATATTTAATATATATAATTCACTTTGAATTTTATTTAGGGTTATAATTTAATTTTGTTTTTTTAGTCAGTATTAATTGAAGAGTTTGATCATAGCTCAGATTGAACGCTGGCGGCAAGCTTAACACATGCAAGTCGAGCGGCAACATAATTAAAGGCAACTTTAATTGATGGCGAGCGGCGGACGGGTGAGTAATATTTGGGGATCTACCTTAAGAAGGGGGATAACTATTGGAAACGATAGCTAATACCGCGTAATGTTTAACAACCAAAGTGGGGGATTTATATTTATATATAAACCTCATGTCTTTAGATGAACCCAAATGAGATTAGCTAGTAGGTAAGGTAATGGCTTACCTAGGCAACGATCTCTAGCTGGTCTGAGAGGATGTCCAGCCACACTGGAACTGAGAACGGTCCAGACTCCTACGGGAGGCAGCAGTGGGGAATATTGCACAATGGGCGAAAGCCTGATGCAGCTATGCCGCGTGTATGAAGAAGGCTTTTGGGTTGTAAA
Proteins encoded:
- the murI gene encoding glutamate racemase, which codes for MKNIQYILIFDSGIGGLYIYKKVSEKLPNYNYLYFFDNIFFPYSEKSEGFIIFNTLRIIRSIMKSYLLSLIVIACNTVSTMMLSLLRSLIDIPIVGVVPSIELAVSLTNNGIIGLIATKNTVSCLYIKKLVKKFSNRYKFYLLGSTELVHIAQNKIYGFDISFDKIVFILKFFTDMLKLPDVIILGCTHYSFLLLELGEIFGPKIKLIDSSLVFVNRVCSVIKNNSYFCSYLYPFNKVLCLKIDSSLLNIFTLLKKYGFIELEQLYF